Proteins encoded within one genomic window of Candidatus Hepatoplasma crinochetorum Av:
- the pnuC gene encoding nicotinamide riboside transporter PnuC: MKENLQKNKKIKVNWIEIILFLFCTIASSYFIFSNLDTNTWDTYLIYADIFIGVIAALALSKRYRYAWILLLIDACFYGSVMFATGNYALAIVNVIIIPIILIFAGINWKKEGFTKEKLIKTRKLNFWQGILLVTIIAILTIGLGVFTGYIVIDLIGVSNDDIPIYQIALDAFSASIAVIAFSFSMMRYRETFFLYTILNTVKIIMFCLLLFSFGGQEGSEKTTLFISLILAITYFFNALYGIFMWNKKN; the protein is encoded by the coding sequence ATGAAGGAAAATCTTCAAAAGAATAAAAAAATTAAGGTAAATTGAATTGAAATTATTCTTTTTCTTTTCTGTACGATTGCTTCTAGTTATTTTATTTTTTCAAATCTTGATACTAACACATGAGATACTTATTTAATTTATGCAGATATTTTTATTGGTGTAATTGCAGCTCTTGCTCTTTCCAAAAGATATCGATATGCGTGAATTTTACTTTTAATTGATGCATGTTTTTATGGTTCTGTAATGTTTGCTACGGGAAATTATGCTCTTGCAATTGTAAATGTGATAATTATTCCTATTATTCTTATTTTTGCAGGAATAAATTGAAAAAAAGAGGGATTTACAAAAGAAAAGCTAATTAAAACAAGAAAACTTAATTTTTGACAAGGAATTTTATTAGTTACAATAATTGCAATTCTTACTATTGGTTTAGGAGTTTTTACAGGATATATTGTAATTGATTTAATTGGAGTTTCAAATGATGATATTCCAATTTATCAAATTGCTTTAGATGCTTTTAGTGCTTCTATTGCAGTAATTGCGTTTTCTTTTTCAATGATGAGGTATCGCGAAACTTTTTTTCTTTATACAATTTTAAATACTGTAAAAATCATAATGTTTTGTTTATTATTATTTTCTTTTGGAGGACAAGAAGGTTCAGAAAAAACAACTCTTTTTATTTCTTTAATTCTTGCTATTACATACTTTTTTAATGCTTTATATGGAATTTTTATGTGAAATAAAAAAAATTAA